A region of Chitinophaga horti DNA encodes the following proteins:
- a CDS encoding protein-disulfide reductase DsbD domain-containing protein: MKKLLAALCLFVMPLLASAQEDNPVKWTFSAKKLDAQTYELSAKATIDKGWHLYSQFTGEGPVPTSFTFAKNPLLTMDGKVKEVGKLKSEFDPNFKSDMKFFENTVTFVQKIKVKGKATAQAKGTVEFMVCDDHQCLPPTEVPFAVSLK, from the coding sequence ATGAAAAAATTGTTAGCAGCCCTGTGCCTCTTCGTTATGCCACTGTTGGCATCTGCACAGGAAGACAATCCGGTTAAATGGACATTCTCGGCTAAAAAGCTGGACGCTCAGACTTACGAGCTGTCTGCCAAAGCCACCATCGATAAAGGCTGGCACCTTTACTCCCAGTTCACTGGTGAAGGCCCAGTGCCTACCAGCTTTACTTTCGCTAAAAACCCACTCCTGACTATGGACGGTAAAGTGAAAGAAGTAGGTAAACTGAAATCTGAGTTTGATCCTAACTTCAAATCAGACATGAAGTTTTTCGAAAACACAGTGACCTTCGTACAGAAGATCAAGGTGAAAGGTAAGGCAACAGCACAGGCGAAAGGCACCGTAGAATTTATGGTGTGCGACGACCATCAGTGTTTGCCTCCTACAGAAGTACCGTTTGCGGTTAGCCTGAAATAG
- a CDS encoding protein-disulfide reductase DsbD family protein, with amino-acid sequence MKYIILLLASVGLLFGQGAHAQESTKQIITWSYSAEKKGDQSYTLHLKGTIAPGWKVLSKAANDDFGPVLELDSASQTRWTVGSFTENAEAKAEMNDVLESDIKYVENAVEYVIEVTNTAAGQASGVINIFAINGQEFLGPEPIPFRFKADAQGNLAGDAGTIEVSKGADPTLVPSIDLKNPVRPIGGIDNGEGKGLLAIFGLGFIGGLIALITPCVFPMIPMTVTFFTKSAQGKKGVFNAMLYGFFIFAIYVLLSLIFYIPGVSSDLLNNISTNIYLNTFFFVVFIIFAISFLGFFEISLPSSFASKVDSKANMGSVVGIFFMAVTLALVSFSCTGPILGSLLVSALTTDGGPIQLTMGMGGFGLALALPFALFALFPGMMNKLPKSGGWLDTVKKVLGFLELALAFKFLSNADLVGHWGILKREVFFAIWTLIALGLIAYLLGWLKLPHTSPVKKFTVGRIGTIVVLLAFTAYYLVPGMLPMDYTNRGLISGFPPPQSYSIYGGHHGVKPNVVNNYEEALALAKKENKPVLLDYTGWACVNCRKMEEEVWPEADIRKIIEKEYILVSLYVDDSKGLKEDEFFAYKTKEGEKKDVKTVGGKYARMQFVNFANQSQPMYAVISPDEKLMTLPVAYTPDAKEYYNWLKAGVDAFRTGK; translated from the coding sequence ATGAAGTATATTATACTGTTGCTGGCTAGTGTAGGGCTGTTGTTTGGCCAGGGAGCACATGCACAGGAGTCAACAAAACAAATCATTACCTGGAGTTATTCTGCTGAAAAGAAAGGCGACCAGTCATACACTCTTCACCTGAAAGGAACGATTGCTCCCGGATGGAAAGTATTGTCCAAAGCCGCTAACGACGATTTCGGCCCTGTGCTGGAATTGGATAGCGCCAGCCAGACGCGCTGGACCGTGGGTAGTTTTACCGAGAATGCCGAAGCAAAAGCGGAGATGAACGATGTGCTGGAGAGCGATATTAAGTACGTAGAGAACGCCGTCGAGTATGTGATCGAAGTGACGAACACTGCGGCGGGACAGGCTTCCGGCGTGATCAACATCTTTGCGATCAACGGCCAGGAGTTCCTTGGCCCCGAGCCGATCCCTTTCCGCTTTAAGGCCGATGCACAGGGCAACCTGGCGGGTGATGCCGGAACTATCGAAGTAAGCAAAGGTGCAGATCCGACCCTCGTACCTTCGATCGACCTTAAAAACCCTGTTCGTCCGATCGGTGGTATCGATAATGGTGAAGGTAAAGGCCTGCTGGCGATCTTCGGATTGGGCTTCATTGGTGGCCTGATCGCGCTGATCACCCCTTGCGTATTCCCGATGATCCCGATGACTGTAACCTTCTTTACGAAGAGCGCGCAGGGTAAGAAGGGCGTGTTTAACGCAATGCTGTATGGCTTCTTCATTTTTGCCATCTATGTGTTGCTGAGCCTTATTTTTTACATTCCGGGCGTTAGTTCCGACTTGCTAAATAACATTTCTACGAACATTTACCTGAACACCTTCTTCTTCGTGGTGTTTATCATATTTGCCATTTCGTTCCTCGGCTTCTTTGAAATATCGCTGCCGAGCAGCTTCGCCAGTAAGGTAGATTCCAAAGCAAACATGGGAAGCGTAGTAGGTATCTTTTTTATGGCCGTTACCCTGGCGTTGGTATCCTTCTCCTGTACCGGTCCTATCCTGGGGTCCCTGCTGGTAAGCGCCCTCACTACCGATGGCGGCCCTATTCAGCTGACCATGGGTATGGGTGGTTTTGGTCTGGCTTTGGCCCTGCCGTTCGCCTTATTTGCCCTGTTCCCGGGTATGATGAACAAACTGCCTAAATCAGGCGGCTGGCTGGATACCGTGAAAAAAGTACTCGGCTTCCTGGAGCTGGCACTGGCTTTCAAATTTCTGTCCAACGCCGACCTCGTAGGCCACTGGGGTATCCTGAAGAGAGAAGTGTTCTTCGCCATCTGGACCCTTATCGCCCTCGGCCTGATCGCCTACCTGCTGGGATGGCTGAAATTACCGCATACCTCCCCTGTGAAGAAGTTTACGGTAGGTCGTATCGGTACGATCGTCGTACTGCTCGCATTCACCGCTTACTATCTCGTGCCGGGCATGCTGCCGATGGATTACACCAATCGTGGTTTGATCAGCGGTTTCCCTCCGCCACAGAGCTATAGCATTTATGGAGGTCACCATGGCGTGAAGCCTAACGTAGTGAACAACTACGAAGAGGCGTTAGCGCTCGCGAAGAAAGAGAATAAACCTGTACTGCTTGACTACACCGGCTGGGCTTGTGTAAACTGTCGTAAGATGGAGGAAGAAGTATGGCCTGAAGCAGACATCCGCAAGATCATCGAAAAAGAATACATTCTTGTATCGCTTTATGTAGATGACAGCAAAGGTTTGAAAGAGGACGAATTCTTTGCTTACAAAACCAAAGAAGGTGAAAAGAAAGACGTTAAAACCGTAGGTGGCAAGTACGCCAGGATGCAGTTTGTGAACTTCGCGAATCAATCGCAACCGATGTACGCTGTTATCAGCCCTGATGAAAAGCTGATGACCCTGCCAGTAGCTTATACACCTGATGCGAAAGAGTATTACAACTGGCTGAAAGCCGGGGTAGATGCCTTTAGAACAGGTAAATAA
- a CDS encoding GNAT family N-acetyltransferase: MSIRKATSNDYPDIMRVWESSVLATHHFLAQADFELFKSIIPTQVLPVLELYVMGDRHIAGVLGVADGNLEMLFIEEGSRGAGYGKQLVRFAIDELNVLRVDVNEQNAQAVGFYKKMGFVQTGRSDVDGMGRPYPLLHLQYVAGD; the protein is encoded by the coding sequence ATGAGTATCCGCAAAGCGACATCTAATGACTACCCCGACATTATGCGGGTGTGGGAATCATCTGTATTAGCTACCCACCACTTTCTGGCGCAGGCAGACTTCGAGTTATTTAAATCGATCATCCCTACGCAGGTATTACCGGTGCTGGAATTGTACGTGATGGGCGACAGGCACATTGCTGGTGTATTGGGCGTAGCGGACGGCAACCTCGAAATGCTGTTTATTGAGGAGGGCTCGCGTGGAGCGGGTTATGGCAAACAGTTGGTGCGCTTTGCCATAGACGAATTGAACGTGCTGCGTGTAGATGTGAATGAGCAAAACGCACAGGCGGTTGGGTTTTATAAGAAGATGGGATTTGTGCAGACGGGCAGATCTGATGTCGATGGGATGGGGAGACCTTATCCGTTGCTGCACCTTCAATATGTGGCTGGCGACTAA
- a CDS encoding TonB-dependent receptor codes for MRTSLLTALFTLIFIAGAVAQSTIKGVVKDNTGAAVSGATILLQGSTNHAISDEVGEFTIVTYKTFPATLRISYVGFKTQEVPLPSAATPVTVTLHPDDLLSEVVITSRRRAESAQDVPIPISVIGGGLVKDAGAFNVNRLKELIPTVQLYSSNPRNTTLNVRGVGSTFGLTNDGIDPGVGFYVDGVYFARPAATTLDFIDIERIEVLRGPQGTLFGKNTTAGAFNITTAAPSFTPNVTFESSYGNFGYIQAKAAVTGPLAKKLAGRISFSGTQRDGLIDNVATGKKVNDINNLGFRAQLLYTPTDRVKITLAGDATRQRPDGYAQVVAGVVTTQRAAYRQFNAIIADLNYQLPSQNAFDRKIDHNTTWRSGNDLGGVSVNVDAKIGNGTLTSTSAWRYWNWDPSNDRDFTGLSVLQLSQATSKHQQWTQEVRYAGDLTSKLSGVIGVFGIWQDLKTDPFHIEESGDAQWRFSQNSTSELWKTEGLFDGFGIKTYSRLKTFGGAVFGQLDWAITKQLHVLPGLRYNYDKKKVDYDRKTYGGLQTTDPALIALKNAVYTDQAFSADVDESNVSGQITVAYKPTQKINAFATFSTSYKPIGVNLGGLPTSSGKVMTELARIKPEYVTHYEVGLKTSPGKNATVNIVYHHTDIKDYQTNVQTAEVGVNRGYLANAEKVRVQGVELDANLKAGRFVSLYGALAYTDGKYITFKNAPVPLEETGSASAFKDISGGKLPGISEWAGSLGGEVKTTTKSFLGHRANFFLALESYYRSDFSSSPSPSKFLNVDGYALVNARVGFRAAQGLSAFIWSRNLLNKDYYEQLLPAAGNAGHYAGVLGDQRTFGVTIRYVLNAD; via the coding sequence ATGCGAACATCATTACTCACTGCATTGTTCACCCTGATCTTCATTGCAGGTGCAGTAGCTCAGAGCACCATCAAAGGCGTTGTAAAAGACAACACCGGCGCTGCCGTTTCGGGCGCCACCATTCTATTGCAAGGCTCCACTAACCACGCGATCAGCGATGAAGTAGGGGAGTTTACCATTGTTACCTACAAGACATTTCCCGCCACATTGCGCATCAGCTACGTAGGCTTCAAAACACAGGAAGTGCCGCTGCCAAGCGCTGCTACGCCTGTAACGGTTACGTTGCATCCGGACGATTTGCTGTCGGAGGTGGTGATTACATCCCGCCGTCGTGCAGAAAGTGCGCAGGACGTGCCTATTCCTATTTCGGTGATAGGCGGCGGTCTGGTAAAAGACGCGGGTGCATTTAACGTGAACCGTTTGAAAGAACTCATTCCTACTGTACAATTATATTCTTCCAACCCGCGTAACACCACGTTAAACGTGCGTGGCGTAGGTTCAACTTTTGGTTTGACCAATGATGGTATCGACCCAGGTGTAGGCTTTTATGTAGATGGTGTGTACTTTGCGCGCCCTGCTGCTACTACATTGGACTTCATCGATATTGAAAGGATAGAAGTACTGCGTGGTCCGCAGGGTACCCTGTTCGGTAAAAATACCACGGCAGGCGCCTTCAACATTACCACTGCAGCTCCGTCCTTCACGCCGAATGTAACGTTCGAAAGTAGCTACGGCAACTTCGGTTACATTCAGGCGAAAGCAGCCGTAACCGGGCCGCTGGCGAAGAAACTGGCCGGCCGTATCTCCTTCTCCGGCACGCAGCGCGACGGTCTTATCGACAACGTAGCTACTGGTAAAAAAGTGAACGATATCAACAACCTTGGCTTCCGTGCCCAGTTGTTGTATACACCTACCGATCGGGTGAAAATTACCCTGGCCGGCGACGCGACGCGCCAGCGTCCAGACGGTTATGCGCAGGTAGTCGCCGGCGTGGTAACTACGCAGCGTGCGGCTTACAGGCAGTTTAATGCGATTATCGCAGACCTGAACTATCAGCTGCCCAGCCAGAATGCGTTCGACCGTAAAATCGATCATAACACCACCTGGCGCTCCGGTAACGACCTGGGTGGCGTATCGGTGAATGTGGATGCGAAAATCGGTAACGGTACGCTTACCTCTACTTCTGCATGGCGTTACTGGAACTGGGACCCGTCCAACGACCGTGACTTTACCGGTTTGTCTGTACTCCAGCTGTCACAGGCTACCTCTAAACACCAGCAATGGACGCAGGAAGTACGTTATGCAGGCGATCTTACCTCTAAGCTGAGTGGCGTGATCGGTGTATTCGGCATCTGGCAAGACCTGAAAACAGATCCTTTCCATATCGAAGAATCCGGCGACGCACAATGGCGCTTCTCGCAAAACTCAACCAGCGAGCTGTGGAAAACGGAAGGCCTGTTCGATGGCTTCGGCATCAAAACTTACTCCCGCCTCAAAACTTTTGGTGGTGCGGTGTTCGGACAGTTAGACTGGGCGATCACGAAACAATTGCACGTATTGCCAGGCTTACGTTATAACTATGATAAAAAGAAAGTAGACTACGACCGTAAAACATATGGCGGCCTGCAAACCACCGATCCCGCATTGATAGCGCTGAAGAACGCGGTATACACCGATCAGGCGTTTAGTGCAGATGTAGATGAGAGCAACGTATCCGGTCAGATCACGGTGGCTTATAAACCGACACAGAAGATCAACGCCTTCGCTACTTTCTCTACCAGCTATAAACCCATCGGTGTAAACCTGGGAGGATTGCCAACTTCCAGCGGAAAGGTGATGACGGAGCTGGCGAGGATCAAGCCGGAGTATGTAACGCATTATGAAGTGGGTTTAAAAACTTCTCCGGGTAAAAATGCAACGGTTAACATCGTGTATCACCATACAGATATCAAGGATTACCAAACCAACGTACAAACAGCTGAAGTGGGCGTAAACCGTGGCTACCTGGCGAATGCTGAGAAGGTACGTGTACAGGGCGTTGAGCTGGATGCCAACCTGAAAGCGGGCCGTTTTGTGTCGCTGTACGGCGCGTTGGCTTACACCGACGGTAAATACATTACCTTCAAAAATGCACCTGTGCCATTGGAAGAAACCGGGTCTGCCAGCGCGTTTAAAGACATTTCAGGCGGTAAGCTTCCAGGCATTTCTGAGTGGGCTGGCTCCTTGGGCGGTGAGGTAAAAACCACCACCAAAAGCTTCCTGGGCCATCGCGCTAACTTCTTCCTGGCGTTGGAAAGCTACTACCGTTCCGATTTCTCCTCCAGCCCTTCACCCTCTAAATTCCTGAATGTAGACGGCTACGCGCTGGTAAATGCAAGGGTAGGCTTCCGGGCGGCACAGGGTCTTTCGGCCTTCATCTGGTCGCGTAACCTGCTGAACAAAGATTACTATGAGCAGCTGCTGCCTGCCGCCGGCAATGCTGGTCATTATGCAGGCGTATTGGGCGACCAGCGCACGTTTGGCGTAACCATCCGGTATGTGCTCAATGCAGATTGA
- a CDS encoding response regulator — MKKIDGLDCILLVDDDHATNFINSMIIKRAQLDVHVQVVTNGQEALDYLTGTGDFANNTNYILPGIVFLDINMPAMNGWEFLDEYHKLPEEKKAGIVIAMLTTSLNPDDERKANGIDDIRGFLNKPLTVEKLLEVIERFFPNKVLAEVI, encoded by the coding sequence ATGAAAAAAATTGACGGACTGGATTGCATACTGCTGGTAGATGACGACCATGCTACCAACTTTATCAATTCAATGATCATAAAGAGGGCACAACTCGATGTGCACGTGCAGGTGGTGACCAATGGTCAGGAAGCGCTTGACTACCTTACCGGTACCGGCGACTTCGCGAACAATACAAATTACATTCTACCAGGCATCGTGTTCCTGGATATTAATATGCCAGCTATGAACGGTTGGGAATTTTTGGATGAATACCATAAACTGCCCGAGGAGAAAAAGGCCGGTATCGTGATCGCGATGCTTACGACCAGTCTTAACCCGGACGATGAGCGCAAGGCCAACGGTATCGACGATATCCGCGGTTTCCTTAATAAACCACTGACAGTAGAAAAACTGCTGGAAGTGATTGAGCGATTTTTTCCGAACAAAGTGTTGGCAGAAGTAATCTAG
- a CDS encoding sensor histidine kinase, with product MLATDGTIRTWNKGGETFTGYTANEITGWNYSILYTPESRFEQQHTQLLTQAQQSGEGSYEGWIVIKHGIPVWAHLYVTPIYEEEQLTGYVLIARDLSEKKEALERIRRAEDLQYSLTAEVDDYAILHLDPQGYIVNWNIGAERIKGYKADEIVGQHFSKFYTPEAQHINKPGELLQTARTVGKAQEEGWRVKKDGSQFWASVTITALHGESGEILGYTKVTRDLTDRKKGEDALKAYNEILRSKNRELEELTYITSHDLQEPLRTITSLIELLSESYLKHPDEQVSSSFKFIYDAAARMRQLIKDILDYSRLGRNTNMKPVNLNSLLKVVCDDLDLVIQEKGAQIYYEAMPTITAYESEIKLLFQNLVLNAIKFARQDVPPEIYISPVKLDNGWQFAVRDNGIGIDPSHLQKVFVIFQRLHNRKQYEGTGIGLAHCKKIVELHKGHIWVTSTMGQGSTFHFTIID from the coding sequence ATGCTTGCTACAGACGGCACTATCCGAACCTGGAATAAAGGCGGTGAAACGTTTACCGGTTACACGGCGAATGAAATTACAGGATGGAATTACAGTATACTATATACGCCGGAGAGCAGGTTTGAGCAGCAGCATACGCAATTGCTTACGCAAGCGCAACAATCCGGCGAGGGCAGCTACGAAGGTTGGATCGTGATCAAACACGGCATCCCGGTGTGGGCGCACCTGTACGTTACGCCTATCTATGAAGAAGAACAGTTGACCGGCTATGTACTTATAGCCCGCGATCTTAGTGAAAAGAAAGAGGCGTTGGAACGCATCCGCAGGGCCGAAGACCTGCAATACAGTCTTACCGCAGAAGTGGATGACTACGCCATACTGCACCTGGACCCGCAAGGATACATTGTTAACTGGAACATCGGGGCCGAACGCATTAAAGGTTATAAGGCGGATGAAATTGTTGGCCAACACTTCAGCAAATTTTATACGCCTGAGGCGCAACATATCAACAAGCCCGGAGAGTTGCTGCAAACTGCCCGTACGGTCGGCAAAGCCCAGGAAGAAGGCTGGCGCGTGAAAAAAGACGGCAGCCAGTTCTGGGCAAGTGTTACCATCACTGCACTGCATGGCGAATCCGGCGAAATCCTCGGCTACACGAAAGTAACCCGCGACCTTACCGACAGGAAGAAAGGGGAAGATGCACTGAAAGCTTACAATGAAATCCTCCGTTCCAAAAACCGCGAACTCGAGGAATTGACGTACATCACCTCTCATGACCTGCAGGAGCCATTACGCACGATTACCAGCCTGATCGAACTGCTTTCAGAATCGTATCTAAAGCACCCGGACGAACAGGTAAGCAGCAGTTTCAAATTTATTTATGATGCCGCGGCACGTATGCGCCAGCTCATTAAAGACATACTGGATTACAGCCGCCTGGGCCGCAACACCAACATGAAGCCGGTAAATCTCAACAGCCTGCTCAAAGTGGTGTGTGACGATCTCGACCTGGTGATCCAGGAAAAAGGTGCGCAGATTTATTACGAGGCCATGCCGACCATTACTGCATACGAATCAGAAATAAAACTACTGTTCCAGAACCTGGTACTAAACGCCATCAAGTTTGCAAGGCAAGATGTTCCGCCGGAGATATACATATCCCCCGTTAAACTGGATAACGGCTGGCAGTTCGCAGTGCGTGACAACGGCATCGGCATCGATCCATCGCACCTGCAAAAGGTATTTGTGATTTTTCAGCGACTGCACAATCGCAAACAATATGAAGGCACCGGCATCGGGCTGGCGCATTGCAAAAAAATAGTGGAACTGCATAAAGGGCATATCTGGGTTACGTCCACCATGGGCCAGGGCAGCACATTCCATTTCACAATCATCGACTAA
- a CDS encoding LacI family DNA-binding transcriptional regulator yields MKRVSLKDVAKMAGVSKSTASFVLNGKAKTMRISEALAEKVIAVAEKAGYQPHQLAVSLRTGQSKILGLIVESISGSFFAALAKIIEDEAEAYGYKVVYCSTENNALKGRELIRMLSQRHVDGFLITPTIGMEKDIKKLVSLEKPVVLMDSYFPEVEASYVLVDNAKGIRKGMEHFFSKGYKKIGFVTVDIDLVQMNERLEAYHESLAEHGIRANKKLILRVPYNGDKADAIAQINAFLKNTPGLDAVFFATNYLGILGVESITSLGLRMPDDLAMICFDDHDLFRLYPPGISAIQQPIEGIAKTAMQLLMQQMDKARNGNMVNQVELEPQFIERGSA; encoded by the coding sequence ATGAAACGAGTTTCCTTAAAAGACGTGGCTAAAATGGCGGGCGTTTCCAAGTCCACAGCGTCGTTTGTGCTGAATGGCAAAGCTAAAACAATGCGCATCAGCGAGGCCCTGGCCGAAAAGGTGATCGCTGTGGCCGAAAAGGCTGGCTATCAACCACATCAGCTGGCTGTAAGCCTTCGCACGGGCCAGTCTAAAATACTCGGACTTATAGTAGAAAGTATCTCAGGTAGCTTCTTCGCCGCTCTGGCAAAAATTATCGAAGACGAGGCGGAAGCCTATGGTTATAAGGTTGTTTATTGTAGTACAGAGAACAACGCGCTGAAAGGCAGGGAGTTAATTCGCATGTTATCGCAGCGCCATGTAGACGGCTTCCTTATTACGCCTACCATCGGGATGGAGAAAGATATCAAGAAACTCGTATCGCTCGAAAAGCCTGTGGTATTGATGGATAGCTATTTCCCGGAAGTGGAGGCGTCTTATGTATTGGTAGATAATGCGAAAGGCATTCGTAAGGGCATGGAGCACTTCTTTAGCAAAGGCTATAAAAAGATCGGTTTTGTAACGGTGGATATCGATCTGGTGCAGATGAACGAGCGCCTGGAGGCTTACCACGAGTCCCTGGCCGAACATGGCATCAGGGCCAATAAAAAGCTGATCCTCCGGGTGCCTTACAATGGTGATAAAGCCGATGCGATCGCACAAATCAACGCTTTTCTGAAAAATACACCCGGCCTCGATGCCGTATTTTTTGCCACCAACTACCTGGGCATCCTCGGCGTAGAGAGTATTACCTCCCTCGGCCTGCGTATGCCCGACGATCTGGCCATGATCTGTTTTGACGACCATGACCTGTTCCGCCTGTACCCTCCCGGCATTAGCGCTATTCAGCAGCCCATAGAGGGGATCGCTAAAACAGCTATGCAACTGCTGATGCAGCAGATGGACAAGGCACGCAATGGCAATATGGTGAACCAGGTTGAGCTGGAGCCACAGTTCATAGAACGCGGCTCCGCCTAA